Proteins encoded within one genomic window of Sulfolobales archaeon:
- the gcvT gene encoding glycine cleavage system aminomethyltransferase GcvT, whose amino-acid sequence MSLRVPLHDLLVELGGDMGEFAGFRTALSFGDPISEHNAVRNSAGVFDISHMGRIYVIGSRSFDLLDKLIPKDLSSSENGRMIGPTAFLNERGGFKDDVMIYRFNESRWLIVCNAVNRIKILSWLREWRDRLGYSDIIIDDVTLNTAFIALQGPEAASYLEKIKDLKDSLSLKHLEFHTGVASEYGVIDLISRSGWTGEDGFEILGKPRVIGEILRRLKTLGVKLAGLIARDTLRLEMGFVLYGNDIDEDTNPYEARYWVFDDDKRECIGCDALRELGLRGVSRVRYGIRTKKGVRFIPRHGYEILYRDNVIGYVTSGGYSPYLDRGIGMGYIKASHALPGLNVVVRFKGRSVEAKIVDFPLIKR is encoded by the coding sequence ATGAGTCTGAGAGTTCCTCTACACGATCTTTTAGTTGAACTAGGAGGAGATATGGGCGAGTTTGCAGGTTTTAGAACTGCTCTAAGTTTTGGAGATCCTATTTCAGAGCATAATGCTGTGAGAAATAGTGCAGGCGTCTTTGACATAAGTCATATGGGCAGGATCTATGTGATAGGATCTAGATCTTTTGATCTTTTGGATAAGCTTATTCCAAAAGATCTTTCAAGTTCTGAGAATGGAAGAATGATAGGTCCTACAGCGTTTTTAAACGAGAGAGGAGGGTTTAAAGATGATGTGATGATCTATAGGTTTAATGAGAGTAGGTGGCTTATAGTATGCAACGCGGTTAACAGAATCAAGATTCTATCATGGCTTCGAGAATGGAGAGACAGACTGGGTTATTCAGATATTATAATAGATGATGTGACCCTGAATACAGCATTCATAGCTCTTCAAGGTCCCGAGGCTGCGAGTTATCTTGAGAAGATAAAGGATTTAAAAGACTCTCTATCTCTGAAACATCTTGAGTTTCATACGGGAGTAGCTTCAGAGTATGGAGTCATAGATCTTATAAGTAGAAGTGGGTGGACTGGTGAAGACGGGTTCGAGATACTAGGAAAACCGAGAGTTATAGGAGAGATCCTGAGAAGACTAAAAACTCTAGGTGTGAAACTTGCAGGATTGATAGCCAGAGATACTCTGAGACTTGAAATGGGATTTGTCCTCTATGGAAACGACATTGATGAAGATACGAATCCTTACGAGGCTAGATATTGGGTTTTTGATGATGATAAGAGAGAATGCATAGGTTGTGATGCACTTAGAGAACTAGGTTTAAGAGGTGTGTCAAGAGTTAGATATGGTATTAGAACTAAGAAGGGGGTGAGATTCATACCTAGACATGGGTATGAGATCTTATACAGAGATAATGTTATAGGTTATGTGACTAGCGGAGGCTACTCCCCATATCTCGATAGAGGAATTGGAATGGGCTATATAAAAGCTTCCCACGCTCTACCAGGCTTGAATGTGGTTGTGAGATTTAAAGGTAGAAGTGTTGAGGCTAAAATAGTTGATTTTCCATTAATTAAGAGGTGA
- the gcvH gene encoding glycine cleavage system protein GcvH: MSEEINVKGYKVLKNLLYTTQDEWIKILGDTAIIGVTDYAQKKLKNIISVELPEPGRKVSRGEVIATIESIKTIADVYAPLSGEVIEINEALKQEPEKVNHDPYGEGWLIKIRIESKEEISSLIKPEDYARKIMESE, translated from the coding sequence ATGAGCGAGGAAATCAATGTTAAGGGGTATAAAGTTCTTAAGAACCTTCTCTACACAACTCAAGACGAATGGATCAAGATCTTGGGAGATACAGCTATAATAGGAGTTACAGATTATGCCCAGAAAAAGCTTAAGAACATAATAAGCGTAGAACTACCAGAACCAGGTAGAAAAGTATCTAGAGGAGAAGTAATAGCAACTATTGAAAGCATTAAGACAATAGCAGATGTCTACGCACCTCTATCAGGAGAAGTAATAGAAATTAATGAAGCTCTAAAGCAGGAACCCGAGAAGGTAAACCACGACCCTTACGGAGAAGGCTGGTTAATAAAGATCAGAATAGAATCAAAGGAGGAGATTTCATCACTTATAAAACCTGAGGATTACGCGAGAAAGATAATGGAATCAGAGTAA
- a CDS encoding ATP-binding protein yields the protein MFIHGDLMIYGYELVRKNNGREEENLDQNLMTSFIDIIRDKIPRNMSVYIVTLVRKYYGGSYLICSGKDEHVKELCELAVATLETLSRGKIRSKKLRDGEIRDIILLNRKQMGEVPELHALYADIIDPGEISYSIKTTNNVVERDSILIGETSRSKIKTPYSIPLRDLIRHVAIFGSTGSGKTTTAATLAYRAHEKNAVVYILDWHGEYSRILRDSAEEYKIRTMSSMRRLPVFKDPEQLLEVLEAVFDLTPAQSYILSRVLRRMKNFEIDFRRIYEEISMFPEEARWVSESKLSLLRRFETFIDEEEYEADDTLSILEDGKERIITIDLSQIDRTSMRSLASLLIIKSIAYINSRKDISRKDLMKIVVVDEAHHVFRRHEGSNVIRDTLAEIRKYNVGMILVTQSPSSIGEDILKNTNTKIIHSIRSDMDKKILRESTSLPKEFEDLMPLLDVGEAIVVSASNSYPMIVRVIPITNSS from the coding sequence ATGTTCATCCACGGAGATCTCATGATTTACGGGTATGAACTTGTTAGAAAGAATAATGGCAGAGAAGAGGAGAATCTGGATCAGAATTTAATGACATCTTTTATAGATATAATCAGAGATAAAATCCCTAGAAATATGTCTGTGTATATTGTCACTCTAGTAAGGAAATACTACGGAGGATCTTATCTGATATGTTCGGGGAAAGACGAGCATGTGAAAGAATTATGTGAGCTCGCTGTGGCAACACTAGAGACTCTCTCTAGAGGAAAGATCAGATCTAAGAAATTAAGAGATGGAGAGATCAGAGATATAATACTTTTGAACAGAAAGCAGATGGGAGAAGTACCAGAACTACACGCGCTATATGCAGATATAATAGATCCTGGCGAGATAAGTTATTCTATTAAAACTACTAATAACGTTGTCGAAAGAGATTCTATACTCATTGGAGAGACTTCTAGAAGTAAGATCAAAACTCCTTATAGTATACCACTAAGAGATCTAATAAGGCATGTAGCAATATTCGGCTCAACAGGCTCTGGAAAAACTACGACAGCAGCAACCTTAGCATATAGAGCTCATGAGAAGAATGCAGTAGTATACATTTTAGACTGGCATGGTGAATATAGTAGGATCCTGAGAGATTCTGCTGAGGAGTATAAGATAAGAACTATGTCATCTATGAGAAGATTACCTGTATTTAAAGATCCGGAACAGCTTCTCGAGGTCTTAGAAGCAGTATTCGATCTAACGCCTGCTCAGAGCTATATACTTAGTAGAGTTCTGAGGAGAATGAAGAATTTCGAGATAGATTTCAGAAGAATATACGAGGAGATCTCCATGTTTCCTGAGGAAGCTAGATGGGTTTCAGAATCTAAGTTATCTCTCTTAAGAAGATTCGAAACATTTATCGATGAAGAAGAGTATGAAGCCGATGACACGTTATCTATTCTCGAAGATGGGAAAGAGAGGATCATAACCATAGACCTCTCGCAGATTGATAGAACCTCGATGAGGTCTCTCGCCTCACTTTTAATAATAAAATCGATAGCCTACATAAACTCTAGAAAAGATATCTCCAGAAAAGATTTGATGAAGATAGTGGTAGTAGACGAAGCTCATCATGTGTTTAGAAGACATGAAGGATCTAACGTAATTAGAGATACTCTTGCTGAGATAAGAAAATACAATGTAGGTATGATCCTAGTGACACAATCTCCAAGTAGTATTGGTGAGGATATTTTAAAGAATACGAATACAAAGATAATTCACAGCATAAGATCGGATATGGATAAGAAGATCCTTAGAGAATCAACTTCTCTACCGAAAGAATTTGAAGATCTAATGCCTCTACTAGACGTAGGAGAAGCTATAGTTGTGTCGGCATCAAATTCATATCCTATGATAGTAAGGGTAATCCCGATAACCAATTCCTCATAA
- a CDS encoding ribbon-helix-helix domain-containing protein — MKIVTVKIPRSYIDDIDKLVKKGYYASRSEFIRTALRILLDKEFNRLIQDDATSTRSGVAGSERNYNNESLFSSSSEKIISARKVEVLI; from the coding sequence ATGAAGATAGTCACAGTTAAAATACCTAGGTCTTATATCGATGATATAGATAAACTTGTGAAGAAAGGATATTATGCTTCGAGAAGCGAGTTCATAAGAACCGCGCTGAGGATCCTCTTAGATAAGGAATTTAACAGATTAATACAAGATGATGCTACGAGTACTAGGTCGGGTGTTGCCGGTAGTGAGAGAAATTATAATAATGAGTCTTTATTTTCATCCTCCTCTGAAAAGATCATATCAGCTAGAAAGGTTGAGGTTTTAATATAG
- a CDS encoding UbiX family flavin prenyltransferase, with the protein MRFVVMITGASGTIYALRLLKFLRELGHYTETIISRESYEVSDSECMDKESFLAFLKNTSDKIYEEHMLSAPLSSSSYLAIFDGFIVIPCSINTLAKAAHGITDNLINRVIANALRLRKKIIFVIRETPLGVIELRNALILARAGAYILPASPGFYQNPRDALDLVDFVVGKVLDLLEVKHDVYKRWTGSSTGRDLCRHVFSRDL; encoded by the coding sequence TTGAGATTCGTAGTAATGATAACAGGTGCTTCGGGAACCATATATGCGCTCAGACTTCTTAAATTCCTTAGAGAGTTAGGTCACTATACAGAGACTATTATTAGTAGAGAAAGTTACGAGGTTTCAGATTCTGAATGTATGGATAAAGAATCTTTTCTTGCATTTCTCAAAAATACGTCAGATAAGATCTATGAAGAACATATGTTGAGCGCCCCTCTAAGCTCTTCTAGTTATCTAGCGATCTTCGATGGCTTCATTGTAATACCCTGCTCGATAAACACCCTCGCTAAAGCTGCTCATGGTATAACTGATAACCTTATAAATAGAGTTATTGCCAATGCTCTTAGACTTAGAAAGAAGATCATATTTGTTATCAGGGAAACCCCTCTAGGAGTTATAGAGCTTCGTAATGCTCTAATACTAGCTAGAGCAGGTGCATATATACTACCAGCATCTCCAGGCTTCTACCAAAATCCTAGAGATGCTCTGGATCTAGTGGACTTCGTTGTTGGAAAGGTTTTAGACTTGCTCGAGGTCAAACATGATGTGTACAAGAGATGGACTGGATCTAGTACAGGTCGAGATCTTTGCCGCCACGTTTTTTCAAGAGATCTCTAA
- the endA gene encoding tRNA-intron lyase, with product MSDKPYKLQSSEKLLEMHILGGKAVIFDQDAVNELYSKHFFGKPFGVKKPRSGERFKGPLEISLLESLYICEKGIAIPLLNLKKISCEDLRQYAASQDPRFRETYQVFRDLRDRGFIVRSGMKYGVDFTVYEKGPGMEHAPYLVQVMKYDEQINPIYIVRVGRLSHSVRKTLIIAVVYDSTIKYISFGWIKF from the coding sequence ATGAGCGATAAACCATATAAGCTTCAATCAAGCGAGAAACTACTTGAGATGCATATACTAGGTGGAAAAGCCGTTATATTTGATCAAGATGCCGTTAACGAGCTTTATTCAAAACACTTCTTCGGAAAGCCTTTCGGGGTTAAAAAACCTAGAAGTGGTGAGAGATTTAAAGGACCTCTAGAAATATCACTTCTCGAATCTCTCTATATCTGTGAGAAAGGTATAGCCATACCTTTATTAAATCTGAAGAAAATCTCTTGTGAGGATCTTAGACAGTATGCTGCATCTCAGGATCCTAGATTTAGAGAAACATATCAAGTCTTCAGAGATCTTAGAGATAGAGGATTTATAGTTAGATCTGGTATGAAGTATGGTGTTGACTTTACAGTGTATGAGAAAGGTCCTGGCATGGAGCATGCACCGTATCTAGTTCAGGTTATGAAGTATGATGAACAGATCAACCCTATATATATAGTGAGAGTAGGAAGATTAAGTCATAGTGTTAGAAAGACTCTTATCATAGCCGTGGTTTATGATAGCACTATTAAATATATATCTTTTGGGTGGATAAAATTCTAG
- a CDS encoding 50S ribosomal protein L44e, with translation MKIPKIINTYCPRCKTHTEHSVVIYKSGKRRTLAEGQRRYLRKQEGYGSKRKPEQKRFAKITKKTVLKLKCQKCGMIIHRKGIRLKKAELVEVIRR, from the coding sequence ATGAAGATCCCCAAGATTATAAACACCTACTGCCCTCGTTGTAAGACTCATACAGAGCATAGTGTGGTTATATATAAGAGTGGTAAGAGAAGAACTCTTGCAGAAGGTCAGAGAAGATATTTAAGAAAACAAGAAGGATACGGATCTAAGAGAAAACCTGAGCAGAAGAGGTTCGCGAAAATTACTAAGAAAACTGTTTTAAAGCTTAAATGCCAGAAATGCGGCATGATAATCCATAGGAAGGGTATAAGACTTAAGAAAGCAGAGCTGGTCGAGGTGATTAGAAGATGA
- a CDS encoding 30S ribosomal protein S27e, translating to MKKRKILIPEPKSRFLRVKCPQCGNEQVVFDHATYPVKCLICGYQLTVPRGGKAIIRGEIVRILG from the coding sequence ATGAAAAAGAGGAAAATACTCATACCGGAACCTAAATCAAGGTTTCTCAGAGTTAAATGCCCTCAATGCGGTAATGAGCAGGTTGTTTTCGATCATGCCACATACCCTGTGAAATGTCTTATATGTGGTTATCAATTGACTGTTCCGAGAGGAGGTAAAGCTATTATAAGGGGGGAGATAGTAAGGATATTAGGCTGA
- a CDS encoding translation initiation factor IF-2 subunit alpha: MDLVLKRKSIPDVGELVIATVDKIFNYGAYVKLDEYGGYTAYLPWSEITTKYFKDIKEVIRENQKIVAKVIRVDKKKNPPAVDISSKRVKPEEQREKIIEWKRAQKAHNILELIANRVGMKIEDIYREVGWKLEDKYREIMRGLEEVAIRGPEAAVNAGVDKNLAEVVYEISRKYIEIKKVSIAGVLGLKSQEPDGIDRIKEVLKTFYEVASSYRENEIRRVSIYSIGAPRYRVELEGYEYKVLEKILSTALEKAEKIASNLHVEFSFERI, translated from the coding sequence ATGGATCTGGTTCTGAAGAGAAAAAGCATTCCAGACGTGGGAGAACTAGTCATAGCTACAGTAGATAAGATATTCAATTATGGAGCATATGTTAAGCTTGACGAATACGGAGGCTATACCGCGTATCTTCCCTGGAGCGAGATTACAACCAAGTATTTTAAAGATATTAAGGAGGTTATCAGAGAGAATCAGAAGATCGTTGCAAAAGTGATCAGAGTTGATAAGAAGAAGAACCCGCCTGCTGTTGATATATCATCTAAGAGAGTTAAACCTGAGGAGCAGAGAGAGAAGATCATAGAATGGAAAAGAGCTCAGAAAGCTCATAATATTCTCGAGCTGATAGCAAACAGAGTTGGAATGAAGATAGAAGATATCTACAGAGAAGTAGGTTGGAAACTCGAGGATAAATACAGAGAGATTATGAGAGGATTAGAGGAAGTAGCTATTAGAGGTCCTGAAGCAGCTGTGAATGCTGGAGTGGATAAGAACCTAGCGGAAGTGGTTTACGAGATATCTAGGAAGTATATAGAGATTAAGAAGGTAAGTATAGCAGGAGTTTTAGGTTTGAAGAGTCAGGAGCCTGATGGTATTGATAGGATTAAAGAGGTTTTGAAGACATTCTACGAAGTTGCGTCGAGTTATAGAGAGAATGAGATTAGAAGAGTTTCAATATATTCTATAGGTGCGCCTAGATATAGAGTAGAGCTTGAAGGATACGAATACAAAGTTTTAGAGAAGATACTTAGCACAGCTCTGGAGAAAGCTGAGAAAATAGCTTCTAATCTTCATGTGGAATTTTCTTTTGAGAGGATCTAA
- a CDS encoding RNA-protein complex protein Nop10 yields the protein MKHLMRKCPRCGRYTLRENCPVCGSPTTSPHPPRYTPEDKYVRYRVLARRSIDESKNSAT from the coding sequence ATGAAGCATCTTATGAGAAAATGCCCTAGGTGTGGTAGATATACTCTGAGAGAGAACTGCCCTGTATGTGGTTCTCCTACCACCTCTCCACATCCTCCCAGGTATACTCCAGAGGATAAGTACGTGAGATATAGAGTGCTAGCCAGGAGATCTATAGATGAATCCAAGAATTCTGCTACTTAG